One genomic window of Vicinamibacterales bacterium includes the following:
- a CDS encoding amidohydrolase family protein, translating to MTTRTTRHARALLWAGLLLGTAGTLLSSGASARGAGQPGAGATVLVKAARIIDGRGGTPIANGGILIRGDRIERVGPATGMAADRVIDLGSATVLPGLIDLHTHLTDEVGTNWESNLLTTTPGRAAIYGAVNARTTLLAGFTTTRDMGPTWPYVDIDLRYAIDKGSIPGPRLQVAGNYVSATGGAGDARQFSIYVDVPIVKNLADGVDEVRKAVRTNLKNGADFIKILATGAVMSKGIPPGAQQYSDEELAVAVQEASRWGKFVASHAHGTEGIKAAIRAGVRTIDHGSMLDDEGARMMKARGTYFAPTLYVGHAILHDNDALNIPAHQVEREQAMQGTQEKAFAIALAHQLPIAFATDAGVFPHGDNAREFKLRVDLGQTPMAAIEGATRIAAEAMGWDDRVGTLQPGRYADLIAVAGDPLADITELERVRFVMKGGTVYKGGS from the coding sequence ATGACGACGCGAACGACACGACACGCGCGTGCGCTGCTGTGGGCGGGCCTCCTGCTCGGGACGGCCGGCACCCTCCTGTCGTCGGGCGCCAGTGCACGGGGCGCGGGCCAGCCCGGCGCCGGCGCGACGGTGCTGGTCAAGGCCGCCCGCATCATCGACGGGCGTGGCGGAACGCCGATCGCCAACGGCGGCATCCTCATCCGCGGCGACCGGATCGAGCGCGTCGGGCCGGCCACCGGCATGGCCGCCGACCGCGTGATCGACCTCGGATCGGCCACCGTCCTGCCCGGCCTGATCGACCTGCACACGCACCTCACCGACGAAGTGGGCACGAACTGGGAGTCGAATCTGCTCACGACCACGCCGGGGCGCGCGGCCATCTACGGCGCCGTGAACGCGCGGACGACGCTGCTCGCCGGCTTCACGACCACGCGCGACATGGGTCCGACGTGGCCCTACGTGGACATCGACCTGCGCTACGCCATCGACAAGGGATCGATTCCCGGGCCGCGCCTGCAGGTGGCCGGCAACTACGTGTCGGCGACAGGCGGCGCCGGCGACGCGCGCCAGTTCTCGATCTACGTCGACGTGCCGATCGTGAAGAACCTGGCCGACGGCGTCGACGAGGTGCGGAAGGCCGTACGCACGAACCTCAAGAACGGCGCGGACTTCATCAAGATCCTGGCCACTGGCGCCGTGATGTCGAAGGGCATCCCGCCCGGCGCGCAGCAGTACTCGGACGAGGAGCTTGCGGTCGCGGTGCAGGAGGCGTCCCGCTGGGGCAAGTTCGTCGCCTCGCACGCGCACGGCACCGAGGGCATCAAGGCCGCCATCCGCGCCGGCGTCAGGACGATCGATCACGGCTCGATGCTCGACGACGAGGGCGCGCGCATGATGAAGGCGCGCGGCACCTACTTCGCGCCGACGCTCTACGTGGGCCACGCCATCCTGCACGACAACGACGCGCTCAACATCCCGGCGCACCAGGTGGAGCGCGAGCAGGCGATGCAGGGCACGCAGGAGAAGGCGTTCGCGATCGCGCTCGCGCACCAGCTGCCGATCGCGTTCGCCACCGACGCCGGCGTCTTCCCGCACGGCGACAACGCGCGCGAGTTCAAGCTGCGCGTCGACCTCGGGCAGACGCCGATGGCGGCGATCGAGGGCGCGACCCGGATCGCGGCCGAGGCGATGGGCTGGGACGACCGGGTGGGCACGCTCCAGCCGGGACGCTACGCGGATCTCATCGCCGTCGCCGGCGACCCGCTCGCCGACATCACCGAGCTCGAGCGCGTGCGCTTCGTGATGAAGGGCGGCACCGTCTACAAGGGCGGCTCGTAG
- a CDS encoding S9 family peptidase codes for MARRTIVLAVLVTLAGGAPRAQSPGRPFALPDYYRVESTGATALSPDGRTVAFVRTVIIEAENRRHSEVWTAPADGSAPPRRLTNPGVSSSAPRWSPDGTLLAFTSRRAVAGSASPSTASIWFLRMDRAGGEAFQIPGVEGTPVFSPDNKWIAFTKAVPPAAPRPAVLTTPFEALTDTRFTGRIYDWMNARFDGRGYLPDPRNPYATPPEELFVVARDGGEPRRLTAQGVDVQAPAWRADSRALVFTSNLFARDEHVYERADIFTVDLDGKVTRVTDDGFDHDSAVWAADGSILARRQQNLNDVIRTRQPFGSPTDVYRFPPGGGAPVNLTAGWDLIPSLPMVAPEGRTVYFTAGTAGSTHVFRVGLTGGAVEQVTRGDRRLSNLSVAWAADRVAYTAGDATHPAEVYVAAIDGSGERRLSGFNDALLAEVALRPAEKVTFPSKDGTPIDGWLIQPSSASAASPAPLILSIHGGPHGAYGNDFSAQFQYWAANGYAVLYANPRGSTEYGETFLWGTWGGWGGKDYEDVMAGVDHVIARYPVDAKRLGVTGYSYGGFLTNWVITQTPRFSAAIVGAGISNWVSDYGTADIPRTKESEFGGTPWDATGLANLLAASPVTHAGKVSTPTLFVHGEADMRVPIEQGEQMYTALRKRKVPATFIRYPDTYHGGWSAWNTVHRYQHELQWWQRYLAGEPPSNRLPQ; via the coding sequence ATGGCGCGTCGCACGATCGTCCTCGCCGTTCTCGTCACGCTGGCTGGCGGCGCCCCGCGCGCGCAATCCCCAGGCCGGCCCTTCGCACTCCCCGACTACTACCGCGTCGAATCCACGGGCGCGACCGCGCTCTCGCCGGACGGACGGACCGTGGCGTTCGTGCGGACCGTCATCATCGAAGCGGAGAATCGGCGCCACAGCGAGGTCTGGACGGCGCCCGCCGACGGCTCGGCGCCGCCGCGCCGCCTGACGAATCCCGGGGTGTCGTCGAGCGCGCCGCGGTGGAGCCCCGACGGCACGCTGCTCGCCTTCACGTCGCGCCGTGCCGTGGCGGGATCCGCGAGTCCCTCGACCGCGTCGATCTGGTTCCTGCGCATGGATCGCGCAGGCGGCGAGGCGTTCCAGATTCCGGGCGTGGAGGGCACGCCCGTCTTCAGCCCGGACAACAAGTGGATCGCCTTCACGAAGGCCGTGCCTCCGGCGGCGCCGCGGCCCGCGGTCCTCACGACACCGTTCGAGGCGCTGACCGACACGCGCTTCACCGGCCGCATCTACGACTGGATGAACGCGCGCTTCGACGGCCGGGGCTACCTGCCCGATCCGCGCAATCCGTACGCGACGCCGCCGGAGGAGCTGTTCGTGGTCGCGCGCGACGGCGGCGAGCCACGCCGGCTCACGGCCCAGGGCGTCGACGTCCAGGCGCCCGCCTGGCGCGCCGACAGCCGGGCCCTCGTCTTCACGTCGAACCTGTTCGCCCGTGACGAGCACGTCTACGAGCGGGCCGACATCTTCACCGTGGACCTGGACGGGAAGGTCACGCGCGTGACCGACGACGGCTTCGACCACGACTCGGCGGTGTGGGCCGCCGACGGCTCCATCCTGGCGCGCCGGCAGCAGAACCTGAACGACGTCATCCGGACACGGCAGCCGTTCGGCTCGCCGACCGACGTCTACCGGTTCCCCCCGGGCGGCGGGGCCCCCGTGAACCTCACGGCGGGATGGGACCTGATTCCGAGCCTGCCCATGGTGGCGCCCGAAGGCCGGACGGTCTACTTCACCGCCGGCACGGCCGGTTCCACGCACGTCTTCCGCGTGGGACTCACGGGCGGGGCCGTCGAGCAGGTGACCCGCGGAGATCGCCGGCTGTCGAATCTCTCGGTGGCCTGGGCGGCGGACCGCGTGGCGTACACGGCCGGCGACGCGACGCACCCGGCCGAGGTGTACGTCGCGGCGATCGACGGGTCGGGCGAGCGCCGGCTGAGCGGCTTCAACGACGCGCTGCTGGCCGAGGTCGCGCTGCGGCCGGCCGAGAAGGTCACGTTCCCGAGCAAGGACGGCACGCCGATCGACGGCTGGCTGATCCAGCCGAGCAGCGCGTCGGCCGCGTCGCCGGCGCCGCTCATCCTGTCCATCCACGGCGGTCCGCACGGCGCCTACGGCAACGACTTCTCCGCGCAGTTCCAGTACTGGGCCGCCAACGGCTACGCCGTGCTCTACGCCAACCCGCGCGGCTCGACCGAGTACGGCGAGACGTTCCTGTGGGGCACGTGGGGCGGCTGGGGCGGGAAGGACTACGAGGACGTGATGGCCGGCGTGGATCACGTCATCGCCCGCTATCCCGTCGACGCGAAGCGCCTGGGCGTGACCGGCTACTCGTACGGCGGATTCCTGACCAACTGGGTCATCACGCAGACGCCGCGCTTCTCCGCCGCCATCGTCGGCGCAGGCATCTCGAACTGGGTGAGCGACTACGGCACGGCCGACATCCCGCGCACGAAGGAAAGCGAGTTCGGGGGCACGCCGTGGGACGCCACCGGCCTTGCGAACCTGCTGGCGGCGTCGCCGGTCACGCACGCCGGGAAGGTCTCCACGCCGACCCTCTTCGTGCACGGCGAGGCGGACATGCGCGTGCCCATCGAGCAGGGCGAGCAGATGTACACGGCGCTTCGCAAGCGGAAGGTCCCGGCGACGTTCATCCGCTACCCCGACACCTATCACGGGGGGTGGAGCGCCTGGAACACGGTGCACCGGTACCAGCACGAGCTGCAGTGGTGGCAGCGCTACCTGGCGGGCGAGCCCCCGTCGAATCGCCTGCCGCAGTGA
- a CDS encoding asparaginase domain-containing protein: MIRILVTGGTFDKEYDEVRGRLFFKDTHVPEMLEKGRSHVPVAVERLLMIDSLDMTGADRALVVEHCRISPERRIVVTHGTDTMVETASAVAAAALPDKTVVFTGAMIPYAFGSSDGLFNLGSALSFAQVLPPGVYVAMNGQYFAWDQVRKNRQTATFERA; the protein is encoded by the coding sequence ATGATCCGCATCCTCGTGACCGGTGGCACGTTCGACAAGGAGTACGACGAGGTGCGCGGGCGCCTGTTCTTCAAGGACACCCACGTGCCCGAAATGCTCGAGAAGGGCCGGTCCCACGTGCCGGTGGCGGTCGAGCGCCTGCTGATGATCGACAGCCTCGACATGACCGGCGCCGACCGTGCGCTGGTCGTGGAACACTGCCGGATCAGTCCCGAACGGCGGATCGTCGTCACGCACGGCACCGACACGATGGTGGAGACGGCGTCGGCGGTGGCCGCCGCCGCGCTCCCGGACAAGACCGTGGTCTTCACCGGTGCGATGATCCCGTACGCCTTCGGCAGCTCGGACGGGCTCTTCAACCTGGGCAGCGCACTCAGCTTCGCGCAGGTGCTCCCGCCCGGCGTCTACGTGGCGATGAACGGCCAGTACTTCGCGTGGGACCAGGTGCGCAAGAACCGCCAGACCGCCACCTTCGAGCGCGCGTAG
- a CDS encoding YciI family protein has product MYAIAIVRYRRPIQEVEAVTPEHRKYLHQLKAEGRLVASGPMDPRYGGIFLLKVSDDNPQRDLDAIRDGDPFYTHHIAQYELMAWNVVVGKEDLDRIAAPPSA; this is encoded by the coding sequence ATGTACGCCATCGCCATTGTCCGCTATCGCCGGCCCATCCAGGAAGTGGAGGCCGTCACCCCCGAGCACCGCAAGTACCTGCACCAGTTGAAGGCCGAGGGCCGCCTGGTGGCGTCCGGGCCAATGGACCCGCGCTACGGCGGCATCTTCCTGTTGAAGGTGTCGGACGACAACCCGCAGCGCGACCTCGACGCCATCCGGGACGGGGATCCGTTCTACACGCACCACATCGCGCAGTACGAGCTGATGGCGTGGAACGTGGTCGTCGGCAAGGAAGACCTGGACCGGATCGCCGCCCCGCCGTCCGCCTGA
- a CDS encoding EAL domain-containing protein yields MPATPAAAPAVAFDALPWHRRLEARVAAAVALLVAAALGAVLVATLRVVNAQSEDRVAAELHMARAVLQGVVDLRMDAMTDLADLAAASPGMRGLLAWPSRQAGAAAAAAQRAPTHADFVVIADPAGTWLGTAGWTDPTGSAAPVMRDAQHRALSGTSTGALVPRGNDLYLASAVPVRLDGRVAGTLVVGSRITDDVVREMARLARVDLALVVHGRPVAASFASGSAIDADGLARATMTAEGVRDDALTLGGRQFVAGVFPLERNLPGGDDVQLLVLSDWASTQRFLDGLSVRFAVAGLVALALALAGGVLLSRHLTRPLRDIATAAIEIARGNLTRELPERGTAEAVTVARAFNAMSVSLRSAHDRLVHDAIHDHLTQLPNRSHFKDRLDRALARRARRKDYQFAVLFVDLDRFKHVNDSLGHTAGDRLLMMFAERLAAAVRAEDVVSRMPGAGTVPEPTLARFGGDEFAVLLDAIRAPIDAVRVAERVQLAASQPLSLDGQDVFTTASIGVAVATDAHRSGEDIIRDADLAMYRAKHSGGGYSVFDAALHEEAVRRLRLETDLRRAVDRREFVVWYQPIVSLETFAVVGVESLVRWQHPGRGLVMPGEFFDVAEEVGLNTQIDEWVLAESCRQVAAWRRAGVVAPTFTVSVNLSAKAFAQEALVQRVTGTLKETGCPPASLRLEITEGAAIKDPARARSVLAHLRRLGVRISLDDFGTGYSSLSYLQALPLDVLKIDRSFVTGIGTDEDKREIVKLVVGLARTLGLEIVAEGTETAEHVDYLRELGCQSGQGYYFAKPSAPPADGPPPIQVPPRRASGTRRRSAVAVV; encoded by the coding sequence ATGCCTGCCACTCCGGCCGCCGCCCCCGCGGTTGCGTTCGATGCGCTTCCGTGGCACCGCCGTCTCGAGGCGCGCGTCGCCGCGGCGGTGGCGCTCCTCGTGGCCGCGGCCCTCGGTGCCGTCCTCGTCGCCACGCTGAGGGTGGTGAACGCGCAGTCCGAGGACCGCGTCGCCGCGGAACTGCACATGGCCCGCGCCGTCCTGCAGGGCGTGGTGGACCTGCGCATGGACGCGATGACGGACCTGGCCGACCTTGCCGCCGCCAGCCCCGGCATGCGGGGACTGCTCGCGTGGCCGAGCCGGCAGGCGGGCGCCGCCGCGGCGGCGGCGCAGCGGGCGCCGACCCACGCGGACTTCGTGGTCATCGCCGATCCGGCTGGAACGTGGCTCGGCACGGCGGGCTGGACGGACCCCACGGGCAGCGCCGCGCCCGTGATGCGCGATGCCCAGCACCGGGCCCTGTCCGGCACGTCGACGGGCGCGCTCGTCCCGCGGGGCAACGACCTGTATCTCGCCTCGGCGGTGCCCGTGCGGCTGGACGGCCGGGTGGCCGGGACGCTGGTCGTCGGCTCGCGCATCACCGACGACGTGGTCCGGGAGATGGCGCGCCTGGCGCGCGTGGACCTCGCGCTGGTGGTGCATGGCCGGCCCGTGGCCGCGAGCTTCGCCAGCGGCAGCGCGATCGACGCCGACGGACTGGCGCGGGCGACGATGACCGCCGAAGGGGTCCGCGACGACGCCCTGACGCTCGGCGGCCGGCAGTTCGTGGCGGGCGTGTTCCCGCTGGAGCGCAACCTGCCCGGCGGCGACGACGTCCAGCTGCTCGTGCTGTCGGACTGGGCGTCGACCCAGCGCTTCCTCGACGGTCTCTCGGTACGCTTCGCGGTGGCGGGCCTCGTGGCGCTCGCGCTCGCCCTCGCGGGCGGCGTGCTGCTGAGCCGCCATCTCACCCGCCCGCTGCGCGACATCGCCACGGCGGCCATCGAGATCGCCAGGGGCAACCTGACGCGCGAGCTGCCGGAGCGCGGCACGGCCGAGGCGGTCACGGTGGCCCGGGCGTTCAATGCGATGAGCGTCAGCCTGCGGAGCGCTCACGACCGCCTCGTGCACGACGCCATCCACGACCACCTGACGCAGCTGCCCAACCGCTCCCACTTCAAGGACCGGCTCGATCGGGCGCTGGCCCGGCGGGCGCGACGGAAGGACTACCAGTTCGCCGTCCTCTTCGTGGACCTCGACCGCTTCAAGCACGTGAACGACAGCCTGGGCCACACGGCCGGCGACCGGCTGCTGATGATGTTCGCCGAGCGGCTCGCCGCGGCCGTGCGCGCCGAGGACGTCGTGTCGCGGATGCCCGGCGCGGGCACCGTGCCCGAGCCCACGCTGGCGCGCTTCGGCGGCGACGAGTTCGCGGTGCTCCTCGACGCCATCCGCGCGCCCATCGACGCGGTGCGCGTGGCCGAGCGCGTCCAGCTGGCGGCCAGCCAGCCGCTCTCGCTCGACGGACAGGACGTGTTCACGACGGCCAGCATCGGCGTGGCCGTCGCCACCGACGCCCATCGCTCCGGCGAGGACATCATCCGCGACGCGGACCTGGCGATGTACCGCGCCAAGCACAGCGGCGGCGGCTACTCGGTGTTCGACGCGGCCCTGCACGAGGAGGCCGTGCGCCGCCTCCGGCTCGAGACCGATCTCCGCCGCGCCGTGGATCGCCGCGAGTTCGTCGTGTGGTACCAGCCCATCGTGTCGCTCGAGACGTTCGCCGTGGTCGGCGTGGAGTCGCTCGTCCGCTGGCAGCACCCCGGGCGCGGCCTGGTCATGCCCGGCGAGTTCTTCGACGTCGCGGAAGAGGTCGGACTCAACACCCAGATCGACGAGTGGGTGCTCGCCGAGTCCTGCCGCCAGGTCGCGGCCTGGCGGCGTGCCGGGGTCGTGGCGCCGACCTTCACGGTCTCGGTGAACCTGTCGGCCAAGGCGTTCGCGCAGGAGGCGCTGGTCCAGCGCGTCACGGGCACGCTGAAGGAGACGGGCTGTCCTCCGGCGAGCCTGCGGCTGGAGATCACCGAGGGCGCGGCCATCAAGGACCCGGCGCGCGCGCGCTCGGTCCTGGCCCACCTGCGCCGCCTCGGCGTCCGCATCAGCCTGGACGACTTCGGCACCGGGTACAGCTCGCTCAGCTACCTGCAGGCGCTGCCGCTCGACGTCCTGAAGATCGACAGGTCGTTCGTGACCGGCATCGGCACCGACGAGGACAAGCGGGAGATCGTGAAGCTCGTGGTCGGGCTCGCGCGTACGCTCGGCCTCGAGATCGTCGCCGAGGGCACCGAGACCGCCGAGCACGTGGACTACCTGCGCGAGCTCGGCTGCCAGTCGGGGCAGGGCTACTACTTCGCCAAGCCGTCCGCGCCGCCGGCCGACGGGCCGCCGCCCATCCAGGTGCCCCCGCGGCGCGCGAGCGGCACCCGCCGGCGTTCGGCCGTCGCGGTGGTCTGA
- a CDS encoding PQQ-binding-like beta-propeller repeat protein, which produces MRRPRPLGLLLVLVTLLAAGPAARRGLLAQGGPPAGDWPYHGGDAGSTKYSPLDRITAANVATLQVAWRRPGVDPALRRAHPDLVVPRNFRATPLMAGGRLYATNALGLAEAFDPATGATVWAQAAEAGDLGGAGASRAVAYWASPEGGRVFAVRGRYLYALDARTGRPEGAFGAAGRVDLLAGLGAKATSFRWSAPGPLVVKDVVVVGGQGWTDSGTQADIPPGDVRAYDVRTGALRWTFHVIPRPGDPGIESWEQRSWRETGSAKAWNLMSADEELGLVYVPLSSAANEWYGGQRPGANLFSDSLVCLDAGTGALKWHYQTVHHDLWDYDNPTAPVLADITVDGRRIKAVVQVTKQAFAFVFDRVTGRPVWPIEERPVPTSTVPGEWTAPTQPFPTRPAPFDRQGLTDDDLIDFTPELKAEAREIVKQWTIGPMFTPPTLEGTAPGDKKGTMYLPGWVGGANWGGAALDPETGVLYVPSVTFPWLGALVKGSGRFTYQQTRKRLDREPGPGPRGLPITKPPYGRVTAIDLNTGDHVWMAANGDGPRDHPALRDLHLPPLGQPGRAAPLLTRTLLFVTEGSPVGLSIPPGGGGPRLRAFDKATGRVVAEIPLPAGATGAPMTYLHEGRQYIVVAVADEDHDPEIVALALPS; this is translated from the coding sequence ATGCGACGACCACGCCCGCTCGGCCTCCTCCTGGTGCTCGTCACGCTCCTCGCCGCCGGACCGGCCGCCCGGCGCGGTCTGCTCGCCCAGGGCGGCCCACCCGCCGGCGACTGGCCGTACCACGGCGGCGACGCCGGCAGCACCAAGTACTCGCCGCTCGATCGCATCACGGCGGCCAACGTCGCGACGCTTCAGGTCGCGTGGCGACGTCCCGGCGTCGATCCGGCGCTCCGCCGCGCACACCCGGACCTGGTGGTGCCCAGGAACTTCCGCGCGACGCCGCTCATGGCCGGCGGGCGGCTGTATGCGACCAATGCCCTGGGCCTGGCCGAGGCCTTCGACCCGGCCACGGGCGCCACGGTCTGGGCGCAGGCGGCGGAGGCGGGCGACCTGGGCGGCGCCGGGGCGAGCCGCGCCGTCGCGTACTGGGCGAGCCCGGAGGGCGGCCGCGTATTCGCGGTCCGCGGGCGTTACCTCTACGCGCTGGACGCACGCACGGGGCGCCCTGAGGGCGCCTTCGGCGCCGCCGGCCGCGTCGATCTCCTCGCGGGCCTTGGCGCGAAGGCGACGTCGTTCCGGTGGAGCGCGCCCGGGCCGCTCGTGGTGAAGGACGTGGTGGTCGTCGGCGGCCAGGGCTGGACCGATTCGGGGACGCAGGCCGACATCCCGCCGGGCGACGTGCGCGCGTACGACGTCCGCACCGGGGCGCTCCGCTGGACGTTCCACGTCATTCCGCGACCCGGCGATCCGGGCATCGAGTCCTGGGAGCAGCGCTCGTGGCGCGAGACGGGCAGTGCGAAGGCCTGGAACCTGATGAGCGCCGACGAGGAACTGGGCCTGGTCTACGTGCCGCTCAGCAGCGCCGCCAACGAGTGGTACGGCGGCCAGCGGCCGGGCGCGAACCTGTTCTCCGACAGCCTGGTCTGCCTCGACGCGGGCACGGGCGCGCTCAAGTGGCACTACCAGACCGTGCACCACGACCTGTGGGACTACGACAACCCGACGGCGCCCGTCCTGGCCGACATCACCGTGGACGGCCGCCGCATCAAGGCCGTGGTGCAGGTGACGAAGCAGGCCTTCGCGTTCGTCTTCGACCGCGTCACCGGCCGGCCGGTCTGGCCGATCGAGGAGCGGCCCGTGCCGACGTCCACCGTTCCCGGCGAGTGGACGGCGCCCACGCAGCCCTTCCCCACGCGGCCCGCGCCCTTCGACCGGCAGGGCCTCACCGACGACGACCTCATCGATTTCACCCCGGAGCTGAAGGCCGAGGCCCGTGAGATCGTGAAGCAGTGGACCATCGGGCCCATGTTCACGCCGCCCACGCTGGAAGGCACGGCGCCGGGCGACAAGAAGGGGACGATGTACCTGCCCGGCTGGGTCGGAGGCGCGAACTGGGGCGGCGCGGCGCTGGATCCCGAGACGGGGGTCCTCTACGTGCCGTCGGTCACCTTCCCCTGGCTCGGCGCGCTCGTGAAGGGCTCGGGCCGCTTCACGTACCAGCAGACGCGCAAGCGCCTCGACCGTGAGCCCGGTCCGGGACCGCGCGGGTTGCCGATCACGAAGCCGCCGTACGGCCGCGTGACGGCCATCGACCTGAACACGGGCGATCACGTCTGGATGGCCGCCAACGGCGACGGCCCGCGGGATCATCCTGCACTGCGCGATCTACACCTGCCGCCGCTCGGCCAGCCCGGACGCGCGGCGCCGCTCCTGACCAGGACGCTGCTCTTCGTCACCGAGGGCAGCCCCGTGGGCCTCAGCATCCCGCCTGGCGGCGGCGGCCCGCGCCTCAGGGCCTTCGACAAGGCGACAGGCCGCGTCGTGGCCGAGATTCCCCTGCCGGCAGGCGCCACCGGCGCGCCGATGACCTACCTGCACGAGGGCCGGCAGTACATCGTGGTAGCGGTGGCCGACGAGGATCACGATCCGGAGATCGTGGCGCTCGCGCTGCCGTCCTGA
- a CDS encoding acetamidase/formamidase family protein yields MARRALVWIPLLLAAGVPLAAQAPRVHALKVSPSTIHWGYYDARVTPVLRVASGDRVDVETMIAGGLTRLRMLGVAESEIPASLRTVESAVTDRGPGAHPMTGPIYVEGAEPGDALEVRILSIGYLHTFGLNAFAPGGGTIPDDFPYAGLKLLRWVPGATSVEFAPGISLPLAPFFGSIGVAPPPLTGRLSSRAPAFHGGNLDNKDLVAGSTLYLPVHVAGALLSIGDGHALQGHGEVSGTALETSLTARIEVRLHKGRRLKWPRAETPTHYISMGLSEDLDEAARLAVREMVEFLVAEKGLSRDDAYMLASLAADLHVTQTVDATKGVHASLAKSLFR; encoded by the coding sequence ATGGCACGACGTGCGCTCGTCTGGATTCCGCTGCTGCTCGCCGCCGGCGTTCCGCTCGCCGCGCAGGCGCCCCGCGTCCACGCGTTGAAGGTCTCGCCGTCCACGATTCACTGGGGCTACTACGACGCGCGGGTGACGCCCGTGCTGCGGGTGGCGTCCGGCGATCGCGTGGACGTCGAGACGATGATCGCCGGCGGGTTGACGCGCCTCCGGATGCTCGGCGTGGCCGAGAGCGAGATCCCGGCGTCGCTGAGGACCGTCGAGAGCGCCGTCACGGACCGCGGGCCGGGTGCGCATCCGATGACCGGGCCGATCTACGTGGAGGGGGCCGAGCCCGGCGACGCGCTCGAGGTGCGGATCCTCTCGATCGGCTACCTCCACACGTTCGGCCTGAATGCGTTCGCGCCGGGCGGCGGCACGATTCCCGACGACTTCCCGTACGCCGGGCTGAAGCTGCTGCGCTGGGTCCCGGGGGCCACGTCGGTGGAGTTCGCGCCGGGCATCTCGCTGCCGCTGGCGCCGTTCTTCGGCTCGATTGGCGTCGCGCCGCCCCCGCTCACGGGCCGGCTCTCCAGCCGTGCGCCCGCCTTCCACGGCGGCAATCTCGACAACAAGGACCTCGTGGCGGGCTCGACGCTCTACCTGCCCGTGCACGTGGCCGGGGCGCTGCTGTCGATCGGGGACGGCCATGCGCTGCAGGGACATGGGGAGGTGTCGGGCACGGCGCTCGAGACGTCCCTGACTGCCCGGATCGAAGTGCGGCTCCACAAGGGCCGGCGCCTGAAGTGGCCGCGGGCCGAGACGCCCACCCACTACATCAGCATGGGCCTCTCCGAAGACCTCGACGAGGCCGCACGTCTGGCGGTGCGCGAGATGGTCGAGTTCCTGGTGGCCGAGAAGGGCCTGTCGCGGGACGACGCCTACATGCTCGCCTCGCTCGCCGCCGACCTGCACGTCACGCAGACCGTGGACGCCACCAAGGGCGTCCACGCGTCGCTCGCGAAGTCGCTCTTCCGCTGA